Proteins from a single region of Weeksella virosa DSM 16922:
- a CDS encoding MmcQ/YjbR family DNA-binding protein translates to MNIEEVRNYCLSKPFVTEDFPFDKNILVFRLANKIFCLTALDALPYRINLKCDPNYAIELREEFSAITPGFHMNKKHWNTVCPEELDNDALLLSLIDHSYNCVLNGLPKKVRVQLK, encoded by the coding sequence ATGAATATAGAAGAAGTGCGCAACTATTGTCTTAGCAAACCTTTTGTTACAGAAGACTTCCCTTTTGATAAAAATATTTTGGTTTTTCGTTTAGCAAACAAAATTTTTTGTCTTACTGCTCTGGATGCACTACCTTATCGGATTAATCTGAAGTGTGATCCTAACTATGCGATAGAGTTGCGAGAAGAATTTTCTGCCATTACACCTGGTTTTCATATGAATAAGAAGCACTGGAATACAGTTTGCCCCGAAGAGCTGGACAACGATGCACTGCTTCTTTCTTTGATTGACCATTCGTATAATTGCGTATTGAATGGCTTACCAAAAAAAGTGAGAGTACAATTAAAATAA
- a CDS encoding mevalonate kinase family protein, with translation MKSPLFYAKILLFGEYGIIENSKGLTIPFNDYKGVLKFDKNEFSSESNLHLKKFATYLHENFPKDFRTQQFMSDVEAGMYFHSDIPQGYGVGSSGALVAAIYDQYAIEKIDVEQEITKEKIAQLKKLFSQMESFFHGTSSGIDPLICYMKIPLLIQSKDDISTVGLPAEKEGKGAIFLINSGAPGETAPMVQLFFEKLKNEGFRKTLREEFINYNNACIDDFVKGEFKPLFANLKKLSSWAFEHFRPMIPAKLVDAWKKGIDTNSYYLKLCGSGGGGYVLGFTEDYAIVEEQLKHLNPEVVYRF, from the coding sequence ATGAAAAGCCCTTTGTTTTACGCGAAAATATTACTCTTCGGAGAGTACGGAATCATCGAAAACTCAAAAGGTTTAACGATTCCTTTTAATGATTATAAGGGTGTATTAAAATTCGATAAAAACGAATTTTCTTCAGAATCGAATCTACATTTGAAGAAATTTGCAACCTACTTACACGAAAACTTCCCGAAAGACTTTCGTACCCAACAATTTATGTCTGATGTAGAAGCAGGCATGTATTTTCATTCAGATATTCCGCAAGGATACGGCGTAGGAAGTTCGGGCGCTTTGGTAGCTGCAATTTATGATCAATATGCGATCGAAAAAATAGATGTCGAGCAAGAAATTACCAAAGAAAAAATAGCCCAACTCAAAAAGCTTTTTTCTCAAATGGAAAGTTTTTTTCATGGAACAAGCTCAGGGATTGATCCATTGATTTGTTATATGAAAATTCCCTTACTCATCCAGTCCAAAGACGACATTTCCACGGTAGGATTACCAGCAGAGAAAGAAGGAAAAGGGGCAATATTTTTAATCAATTCCGGAGCACCTGGCGAGACTGCACCTATGGTTCAGTTATTTTTTGAAAAGCTGAAAAATGAAGGATTTAGAAAAACCTTGCGCGAAGAGTTTATTAATTACAATAATGCGTGTATTGATGATTTTGTGAAAGGAGAGTTTAAGCCTCTTTTTGCAAATTTAAAAAAACTATCATCTTGGGCATTTGAACATTTCCGTCCCATGATTCCTGCCAAATTAGTTGATGCTTGGAAAAAAGGAATCGATACCAACTCTTATTACCTCAAATTATGTGGATCGGGTGGGGGTGGTTATGTTTTGGGTTTCACCGAAGACTATGCGATCGTTGAAGAGCAATTAAAACACCTGAACCCAGAAGTTGTCTATAGATTTTAG
- a CDS encoding geranylgeranylglycerol-phosphate geranylgeranyltransferase: MKEVLIKTFALLNVVRVYNLMVLALAQYLAALFVFAPNQSHREIILDPIFNAIVFASTLSAAAGYIINNFYDLEKDAIKRPLLAYLNRKVSQGFKLRLYIFLNSLALLLAFYVSWRVLLFFVGYQFLVWIYSHRINKIVFLKNLFSVILRVFPFFALLLYFENYHLNVFVHAGFLTVLLMITDLLKDLSSQKADAIYGYNTLPIVYGEKRTKTILQLLSLSAICLAIFLVVSYSLGSMQYFFYACIFILLGFIFRIGRINSIRYYQAMHLFFKAIIVTGVISIIFI, from the coding sequence ATGAAGGAGGTTCTAATAAAAACCTTTGCTTTACTCAATGTAGTTCGCGTGTATAACCTCATGGTTTTGGCATTAGCACAATATTTGGCAGCCCTTTTTGTTTTTGCACCCAATCAATCGCATAGAGAAATCATCCTCGATCCAATATTCAATGCCATTGTTTTTGCATCCACACTTAGTGCTGCAGCAGGCTACATCATCAATAACTTTTACGATCTAGAGAAAGATGCTATCAAACGGCCTTTATTGGCTTATCTCAACCGAAAAGTATCGCAAGGTTTCAAGCTTCGTTTGTATATTTTCCTCAATTCCTTAGCTCTTTTGCTTGCATTTTACGTCTCGTGGCGAGTTTTATTGTTTTTTGTGGGGTATCAGTTTCTTGTTTGGATTTACAGTCATCGAATCAATAAAATTGTATTCCTAAAAAACCTATTTTCTGTCATATTACGGGTTTTCCCATTTTTTGCATTGCTATTATACTTCGAAAATTATCATTTAAATGTCTTTGTTCATGCAGGCTTTCTGACGGTTTTGTTGATGATAACCGATTTATTAAAAGACCTGAGTTCGCAAAAAGCAGATGCCATTTATGGATACAATACTTTGCCAATAGTTTATGGAGAAAAAAGAACCAAAACAATTTTACAACTTCTTTCTTTATCAGCAATTTGTTTAGCAATTTTTTTGGTAGTTTCCTATTCTTTGGGTAGTATGCAATACTTTTTTTATGCCTGTATATTTATTCTGTTAGGCTTTATTTTCAGGATCGGCAGGATAAACTCTATCCGCTATTATCAGGCCATGCATTTATTTTTTAAGGCGATTATCGTAACGGGCGTCATAAGTATTATATTCATCTAA
- a CDS encoding pseudouridine synthase, whose product MNQRGNNRSSKNKPQNTNPKARNNRKSAEDRTSKNYKGKPAYNVYNKDRFNKKLKPAPKDDGTIRLNKYIANAGISSRREADELILTGVVTVNGKVITEMGYKVQPTDEVRFDGKKISAEKNVYFILNKPKGYITTTKDEKNRQTVLDLMEGATTARIFPVGRLDRQTTGVLLFTNDGFLTKKLTHPSHDVKKVYHVTLDRKLSSHDMAEIRKGIRLIPEGVATVDEVSFIDGRPHNEIGLELHIGWNRVVRRIFESLGYQVEKLDRVSFAGLTKSKLRQGQYRALTPQEVNFLKMV is encoded by the coding sequence ATGAATCAACGAGGAAATAATCGTTCGTCTAAGAACAAACCCCAAAACACCAATCCAAAAGCGCGAAATAATCGCAAATCGGCAGAAGATCGTACGTCTAAAAATTATAAAGGAAAACCAGCGTACAACGTGTACAACAAAGACCGCTTCAATAAAAAACTGAAACCTGCACCAAAAGATGACGGTACAATACGTCTCAATAAATATATCGCAAATGCCGGTATATCATCTCGTCGAGAAGCAGATGAACTTATTTTGACAGGCGTAGTAACCGTAAACGGTAAAGTAATAACCGAAATGGGATACAAAGTGCAGCCGACAGACGAAGTGCGTTTTGATGGAAAGAAAATTTCGGCAGAGAAAAACGTATATTTTATTCTCAATAAACCAAAAGGTTATATCACTACGACGAAAGATGAAAAGAATCGTCAGACGGTTCTAGACTTGATGGAAGGTGCAACTACAGCAAGAATCTTTCCGGTAGGACGATTAGATAGACAAACAACTGGAGTTTTACTTTTTACAAACGATGGTTTTCTTACCAAAAAGTTAACACACCCGAGCCATGATGTGAAAAAAGTGTACCATGTGACATTAGACAGAAAGCTTTCTTCGCATGATATGGCTGAAATACGTAAGGGAATTCGCCTAATCCCAGAAGGAGTGGCTACAGTCGACGAGGTGAGCTTTATCGATGGGCGACCTCATAATGAAATAGGATTAGAGTTGCATATTGGCTGGAATCGAGTTGTGCGAAGAATATTCGAAAGTTTAGGCTATCAGGTAGAAAAATTAGATCGCGTATCTTTTGCTGGCCTAACAAAATCTAAACTAAGACAAGGTCAATACCGAGCTTTAACACCCCAAGAAGTAAATTTCTTGAAAATGGTCTAG
- the rpmA gene encoding 50S ribosomal protein L27 — protein MAHKKGVGSSKNGRESESKRLGVKIFGGQSAIAGNIIVRQRGTKHHPGNNVGIGKDHTLFALVDGKVVFTKKRDNRSYVSVEPVN, from the coding sequence ATGGCACATAAGAAAGGAGTCGGTAGTTCGAAAAACGGTCGCGAGTCAGAATCGAAACGTTTAGGTGTTAAGATTTTTGGTGGACAATCAGCAATTGCTGGTAACATTATTGTTCGTCAAAGAGGAACTAAACACCACCCAGGAAACAATGTAGGAATTGGTAAAGATCATACCTTATTTGCACTTGTTGATGGAAAAGTTGTTTTTACTAAAAAACGTGATAACAGATCATATGTTTCTGTTGAACCAGTAAACTAA
- the rplU gene encoding 50S ribosomal protein L21 codes for MYAIVEIAGLQYKVEKDQQLFVNRLKGEAGDEVTFDRVLLTDNGTIEVGAPVIDGVSITAKIVEHVKGDKVIIFKKKRRKGYQKRNGHRQQFTKIEVTAIGGAKAAKKTAKKAEKEAAE; via the coding sequence ATGTACGCAATTGTAGAGATAGCAGGGCTTCAATACAAAGTTGAAAAAGACCAACAATTGTTCGTAAACCGCTTGAAAGGTGAAGCAGGTGACGAAGTTACATTCGATCGCGTGTTATTAACCGACAACGGGACTATCGAAGTTGGCGCCCCAGTTATAGACGGAGTTAGTATTACTGCTAAAATCGTTGAGCACGTAAAAGGAGACAAAGTAATCATCTTCAAAAAGAAAAGAAGAAAAGGTTACCAAAAAAGAAACGGACACCGTCAACAATTTACCAAAATAGAAGTAACTGCAATTGGTGGTGCAAAAGCTGCAAAGAAAACAGCGAAAAAAGCAGAAAAAGAAGCTGCTGAATAA
- a CDS encoding FeoA family protein produces the protein MQFSLKDLKVGDKGRIKIDDNLDIAPKYIELGLTPGAIIEVKSKAPLGGLISVKLLKNNVLLALRKAEAHTLLIEKI, from the coding sequence ATGCAATTTTCACTCAAAGATTTAAAAGTAGGAGATAAAGGTAGAATTAAGATTGATGACAACTTGGATATAGCGCCAAAATATATAGAATTAGGCTTAACACCAGGAGCAATAATCGAAGTGAAATCTAAAGCGCCTTTAGGAGGTCTTATTAGTGTAAAACTATTAAAAAACAATGTGCTGTTGGCACTGAGAAAAGCAGAGGCTCATACATTATTGATTGAAAAAATCTAG
- the feoB gene encoding ferrous iron transport protein B, translating to MKKIALVGNPNVGKTSLFNQLTQLRHKVGNYPGVTVSKREGKITYKGETFRLIDLPGTYSLYPNSFDEQIVFNILNNKNHPDYPDLAIVIGEPSNLKRSIILYQQVRELGVPAIFVINMIDELNLKGAEIDLEKLEAYLDTKVITTNAREGEGLIELKEALHYQPAKAKHHFLLPEETKQTIEEVKSTFQLENDYLAWHYLAQKNIPELSRDQQHRIDDIRRENNFIYKRLQVKEIVERNRELDQALDEIVNYHVQTSLTTTEKIDKILMHPILGYLFFFLVMFLMFQTVYFWATPIMDTIDEGFAWLISWLSDVLPTGPFSDLVANGFVAGIGGILIFIPQIMLLFFLIAIMEETGYMSRIVYLSDRFLKPFGLSGKSVVPLVSGVACAVPAVMSARNIENTKERLLTMLVTPFMTCSARLPIYLIIIELVIPAEKIGWFDYRGITLFVMYLLGVVGALGSSFILNKIITTTHRSFFAIELPNYKMPDWRNVFTSVYESVSGFVIDAGKIILSMAVILWVMSNFSFKKDFYHAEEVVQAAHPTISGEELEREIKSFQVTHSILGQLGHFIEPAIRPLGYDWKMGIGLISSFAAREVFVGTMAMVYSMNEDFEDEEQKITLLQRMKSEINHNTGKPAYNIASGASLLLFYAFAMQCMSTIAIVKKETGSWKWTLFQAGLMTSIAYILALIAYQLLK from the coding sequence ATGAAGAAAATAGCACTTGTAGGAAATCCGAATGTCGGGAAAACATCCTTATTCAATCAATTAACACAATTAAGACATAAGGTAGGGAATTATCCGGGTGTAACGGTAAGTAAACGAGAAGGAAAAATAACGTATAAAGGAGAAACCTTCCGATTGATTGATTTACCCGGAACGTATAGCTTGTATCCCAATTCGTTTGACGAGCAAATTGTATTTAATATCCTGAATAACAAAAATCATCCAGATTATCCTGACTTGGCAATTGTTATAGGAGAACCTTCTAACCTGAAACGGTCAATAATCCTTTATCAACAGGTAAGAGAATTAGGTGTACCTGCGATTTTTGTCATTAATATGATTGATGAGTTGAACTTGAAAGGTGCCGAAATCGATTTAGAAAAACTAGAAGCTTATCTCGATACAAAAGTCATTACAACCAATGCACGTGAGGGTGAGGGATTGATAGAGTTGAAAGAAGCTTTGCATTATCAACCCGCCAAAGCAAAACATCATTTTCTTCTACCAGAAGAAACAAAACAAACAATAGAAGAGGTGAAATCAACTTTTCAGCTCGAAAATGATTATTTGGCTTGGCATTATCTGGCACAAAAAAATATTCCAGAGCTTAGCCGAGATCAACAACATAGAATAGACGATATTCGTAGAGAGAACAACTTTATTTACAAGCGATTGCAAGTAAAGGAAATTGTAGAAAGAAATCGAGAGCTCGATCAAGCACTCGACGAAATTGTAAATTACCATGTGCAAACATCGCTTACCACCACCGAAAAAATAGATAAAATATTAATGCATCCTATATTGGGTTACTTATTCTTTTTCTTGGTGATGTTTTTGATGTTTCAGACCGTTTATTTTTGGGCAACCCCTATTATGGATACGATAGATGAAGGGTTTGCTTGGCTAATTTCATGGTTATCAGATGTTTTGCCAACAGGTCCTTTTTCTGATTTGGTAGCGAATGGTTTCGTAGCGGGAATTGGAGGAATCTTGATTTTTATTCCACAAATCATGTTACTATTCTTTCTGATCGCCATAATGGAAGAAACCGGTTACATGAGTAGAATTGTTTACCTATCAGATCGTTTCTTAAAACCTTTTGGGCTGAGTGGGAAAAGTGTAGTGCCTTTGGTCTCTGGTGTTGCATGCGCTGTCCCTGCGGTGATGTCGGCAAGAAACATAGAAAACACAAAAGAAAGACTACTTACGATGTTAGTAACACCGTTTATGACGTGTTCTGCTCGTTTGCCTATTTATCTTATTATAATAGAATTAGTGATTCCGGCAGAGAAAATAGGCTGGTTCGATTACCGAGGAATTACACTTTTTGTAATGTATCTTTTAGGAGTAGTAGGAGCATTAGGAAGTTCATTTATCCTTAATAAAATTATTACAACAACCCATCGTTCTTTCTTTGCAATCGAATTACCAAACTATAAAATGCCCGATTGGAGAAATGTTTTCACAAGCGTATACGAAAGTGTCTCAGGCTTTGTAATCGATGCCGGAAAAATTATTTTATCCATGGCGGTTATTTTATGGGTAATGTCGAATTTCAGCTTCAAAAAAGACTTCTATCATGCAGAAGAAGTAGTGCAAGCGGCTCATCCTACCATAAGCGGTGAAGAATTAGAACGAGAAATAAAAAGCTTTCAGGTGACCCACTCTATCCTAGGACAATTGGGACACTTTATAGAACCTGCGATTAGGCCTTTAGGGTATGATTGGAAGATGGGAATCGGTTTGATTTCTTCTTTTGCAGCACGCGAAGTTTTTGTAGGTACAATGGCAATGGTTTATAGTATGAACGAAGATTTCGAGGACGAAGAACAAAAAATAACTTTGTTGCAAAGAATGAAAAGCGAGATCAATCACAATACAGGGAAACCTGCTTATAATATAGCTTCTGGTGCTTCTTTACTTTTGTTTTATGCTTTTGCAATGCAGTGTATGAGTACAATTGCAATTGTGAAGAAAGAAACCGGCTCTTGGAAATGGACCCTGTTTCAAGCTGGGCTTATGACAAGTATTGCATACATCTTGGCATTGATTGCCTATCAGCTATTGAAATAA
- a CDS encoding FeoB-associated Cys-rich membrane protein → MSNIYVQYGFIAIVFMIAVWYIVKMIKDAIKGKKQCSKGCGCSSTIEPKDK, encoded by the coding sequence ATGTCGAATATCTATGTACAATATGGTTTTATAGCTATTGTTTTTATGATTGCCGTTTGGTATATTGTAAAAATGATAAAAGACGCAATAAAAGGAAAAAAACAATGCAGTAAAGGTTGTGGATGCTCCTCAACAATAGAACCTAAAGACAAGTAA
- the deoC gene encoding deoxyribose-phosphate aldolase — translation MTVKDYLDSTYLKTPEQAGISNSETLNKVHEVTQEAIDNGFYAVMIRPDYVRSVRELLDAHASNVRLGTVIDFPEGTAEVDEKLREAQKAIADGADELDFVINYTAYKKGDVEKVSEEIESCTRVALREGKIIKWIIETAALTDQEIVRITQLIRNIVIEKIGEDQADRVFVKSSTGFFETPNGEPNGANEHVIKLMLDNAGPLLVKASGGVRSYEETKKMIDLGVKRIGTSSALAIVKGLTSKEDY, via the coding sequence ATGACTGTTAAAGATTATTTAGATTCAACCTATTTGAAAACACCCGAACAAGCCGGAATTTCGAACTCAGAAACGTTGAACAAAGTACACGAAGTCACCCAAGAAGCTATAGACAATGGTTTTTATGCGGTAATGATTCGGCCCGATTATGTTCGATCGGTACGCGAGTTGTTAGATGCACATGCCTCTAATGTGCGACTCGGGACGGTCATCGATTTCCCAGAAGGAACTGCAGAGGTTGATGAAAAATTACGTGAAGCACAAAAAGCCATAGCCGATGGAGCAGATGAATTGGATTTTGTGATCAACTATACCGCCTACAAAAAAGGCGATGTAGAAAAAGTGAGCGAAGAAATAGAATCTTGCACACGTGTTGCTTTACGAGAAGGAAAAATTATCAAATGGATTATCGAAACTGCTGCTCTTACCGATCAAGAAATTGTTCGTATTACTCAGTTGATTAGAAATATTGTTATCGAAAAAATTGGTGAAGACCAAGCAGACCGTGTGTTTGTGAAATCATCTACAGGTTTTTTCGAAACCCCAAATGGTGAACCCAATGGAGCTAATGAACATGTGATAAAGCTTATGTTAGATAATGCCGGTCCACTTCTTGTAAAAGCTTCGGGTGGTGTTCGCTCGTACGAAGAAACAAAAAAGATGATCGACTTGGGTGTAAAGCGTATCGGGACGTCTTCTGCACTTGCTATTGTAAAAGGTTTAACGAGCAAAGAAGATTATTAA
- a CDS encoding endonuclease/exonuclease/phosphatase family protein: MKQFTIAFYNVENFYARQLHTTDEESFIVGNKQKWNTSRYAKKLDQVCTTLHHLGRQETGSSPTFIGLAEVENALVLEDIVSHPQLFSDGYDYIFYDSLDERNINVALLYKKDETTILDSKPIRVVFRNTLGIRSYTRDVLWVKAKHCDEILHLYVLHLPSRRGGLLNQHKRSNILQVLKNELDILYAKEHEPNIVMMGDFNDTPNNSQLINILSTKANLQDVRSNDLFNPFVKMMNYDTGTIVYKKQRLIFDQMLFSKNFIKKDSFFHWKKSQIFNPNKFIFNNINTSTQPQNTFRGKNYFGGPSDHFPIISIINYNFALRDNS, encoded by the coding sequence TTGAAACAGTTTACAATTGCCTTTTATAATGTTGAGAATTTTTATGCTCGACAATTACATACTACCGACGAAGAATCGTTTATAGTGGGCAATAAACAAAAATGGAATACAAGTCGGTACGCAAAAAAGCTTGACCAAGTTTGCACAACGCTTCATCATCTTGGGAGACAAGAAACCGGAAGTTCTCCTACGTTTATTGGTTTGGCCGAAGTAGAAAACGCATTAGTTTTAGAAGATATTGTATCTCATCCACAGCTTTTTTCGGATGGGTATGATTATATTTTCTACGATTCGCTCGATGAACGAAATATCAATGTAGCATTGTTATACAAAAAAGATGAAACTACAATACTAGACTCTAAACCAATTCGCGTTGTTTTTCGTAATACACTAGGAATCCGGTCGTATACCCGAGATGTTTTGTGGGTGAAAGCAAAGCATTGTGATGAAATTTTGCATCTATATGTACTACACTTACCCTCTAGAAGAGGAGGATTGCTCAATCAACACAAAAGATCAAATATCCTACAAGTCCTGAAAAATGAGTTGGATATTTTGTACGCAAAAGAGCACGAGCCCAATATCGTAATGATGGGAGATTTTAATGATACACCGAATAACTCTCAACTGATTAACATCTTGTCTACGAAAGCAAATTTACAAGATGTTCGGTCGAATGATTTATTCAATCCTTTTGTGAAAATGATGAATTACGACACGGGTACAATAGTGTACAAGAAACAACGTTTAATCTTTGACCAAATGTTATTTTCAAAAAATTTCATAAAAAAAGATTCTTTTTTTCATTGGAAAAAATCACAAATTTTCAACCCTAACAAATTTATTTTCAACAACATAAACACCTCAACACAACCACAAAACACTTTCAGAGGTAAAAATTATTTCGGAGGTCCGAGTGATCATTTTCCAATTATTAGCATTATTAATTATAACTTTGCGTTACGAGACAATTCGTAA
- a CDS encoding trimeric intracellular cation channel family protein, translated as MTIQYLFELFGTVVFAISGALAGDERQKHDWFGITFIAFITAIGGGTLRDLFLDSHPLVWMEDMNLIYAVFVGIILTALFTNVLSRLRTTLLLFDTIGIALFTIVGLEKAQSFGANNFISVLMGMFTAVMGGVLRDALISRTPIIFMKEIYATACILGGVLYLVLDSFGCNRNINFVISGVVIVLVRMLTVRYNISLPKFYK; from the coding sequence ATGACCATACAATATTTATTCGAACTTTTTGGAACCGTAGTGTTTGCAATTTCAGGAGCTTTGGCCGGAGATGAAAGACAAAAACACGATTGGTTTGGGATTACTTTTATTGCTTTTATTACTGCAATCGGTGGCGGAACGCTAAGAGATTTATTTCTTGATAGCCATCCGTTGGTCTGGATGGAAGACATGAACCTGATCTATGCGGTTTTTGTGGGTATTATTCTCACCGCTCTTTTTACCAATGTACTGTCGCGTTTGCGAACAACGCTATTGCTTTTTGATACAATTGGAATTGCACTTTTTACCATTGTAGGATTAGAAAAAGCACAAAGTTTCGGTGCCAATAATTTTATATCGGTCCTGATGGGGATGTTTACCGCAGTAATGGGAGGCGTTTTGCGCGATGCACTTATCAGTAGAACGCCAATAATTTTCATGAAAGAAATCTATGCAACAGCATGTATTTTGGGTGGTGTCCTATATTTAGTACTCGATTCTTTTGGTTGCAACCGTAATATAAATTTCGTAATTTCGGGTGTTGTTATTGTCCTGGTTCGGATGCTAACAGTACGTTATAATATTTCACTCCCTAAGTTTTATAAATGA
- the hutG gene encoding formimidoylglutamase: MKELQKFDPTIWQGRKDEEDGLDGIRMHQIIQEYQEAEAYKQVLLGFGSDEGVKRNKGREGAAEAPNEIRKALANLPVHFNPIEKSIADAGNVLCIEGDLERARLLQIDKVDEILSKNQLPIVIGGGHETSLGNYLALAKHYQNIAIINIDAHFDLRSPSPKTSSGTPFYEMHQFCEEENRIFDYSVLGVQENGNTMALFKRAEVWKVNYHLADEIHFNFEQMLSNLRLKLTSADAVYLSLDMDVFDVAYAPGVSAPSINGLTPFQVKYLVKLIAKSGKLRLFDLVEVNPSLDRDNQTSKLAAHMILEAIKQA; encoded by the coding sequence ATGAAAGAACTACAAAAATTCGATCCTACAATCTGGCAAGGCCGGAAAGATGAAGAAGATGGTTTAGATGGCATCCGAATGCACCAAATTATACAAGAATACCAAGAAGCAGAAGCTTATAAACAAGTCTTATTGGGTTTTGGTTCGGATGAAGGAGTGAAACGAAATAAGGGTCGAGAAGGCGCTGCCGAAGCTCCGAACGAAATCAGGAAAGCTTTGGCAAATTTACCCGTGCATTTTAACCCTATCGAAAAATCAATTGCCGATGCCGGAAACGTTCTTTGTATAGAGGGTGATTTAGAAAGAGCGCGTTTATTGCAAATAGATAAAGTGGATGAAATTCTATCCAAAAATCAATTACCAATTGTAATCGGTGGCGGACACGAAACATCTCTAGGAAATTATTTGGCACTTGCCAAGCACTATCAGAATATTGCGATTATCAATATCGATGCACATTTCGATTTACGTAGCCCAAGCCCCAAAACATCTTCGGGTACGCCTTTTTACGAGATGCACCAATTTTGTGAAGAAGAAAATCGCATCTTCGATTATTCTGTTTTGGGTGTGCAAGAAAACGGGAATACAATGGCGCTATTCAAACGCGCCGAAGTCTGGAAGGTGAATTACCATTTAGCAGACGAAATCCATTTTAATTTCGAACAAATGCTAAGCAATCTTCGACTGAAACTAACCTCGGCAGATGCGGTTTATCTTTCTCTAGATATGGATGTTTTTGATGTAGCTTATGCACCTGGAGTTAGTGCGCCAAGCATCAATGGGCTCACACCTTTTCAGGTAAAATACTTAGTAAAATTGATTGCGAAATCGGGTAAATTACGCTTATTCGATTTGGTGGAAGTGAATCCGAGTTTAGATCGAGATAATCAGACCTCGAAATTGGCTGCACATATGATTTTAGAGGCAATAAAGCAAGCTTAG
- a CDS encoding sigma-70 family RNA polymerase sigma factor, producing the protein MRQLKITKQVTNRETASLDKYLQEIGKVDLITAEEEVELAQRIKAGDRVALEKLTKANLRFVVSVAKQYQNQGLSLPDLINEGNLGLIKAAQRFDETRGFKFISYAVWWIRQSILQALAEQSRIVRLPLNKIGSINKINKAYALLEQEHERAPSAEEISEVLDMSEGDVKESLKNSGRHVSMDAPLVEGEDSNLYDVLNIGESPSPDNTLMIESLRVEIERALQTLTPREADLIRLYFGLNGAHPMTLEEIGETFDLTRERVRQIKEKAIRRLKHTSRSKILKTYIGR; encoded by the coding sequence ATGAGACAGCTTAAAATTACCAAACAGGTTACCAATCGAGAAACCGCATCGTTGGACAAATATTTACAAGAAATTGGGAAAGTAGATCTGATTACCGCAGAAGAAGAAGTAGAATTAGCACAACGCATAAAAGCAGGAGACCGTGTAGCGTTAGAGAAATTAACAAAGGCAAATTTGCGTTTTGTGGTATCAGTAGCGAAACAATACCAGAACCAAGGACTAAGTTTACCCGATTTAATTAACGAAGGAAATTTAGGTTTGATAAAAGCTGCACAGCGTTTTGACGAAACACGTGGTTTTAAGTTTATTTCCTATGCCGTTTGGTGGATTCGTCAATCTATTCTACAAGCCTTAGCAGAACAATCGCGTATAGTTCGTTTACCACTCAATAAAATTGGATCAATCAATAAAATCAATAAGGCTTATGCTTTATTAGAACAAGAGCATGAACGTGCTCCGTCTGCAGAAGAAATTTCCGAAGTATTAGATATGTCCGAAGGAGACGTAAAAGAATCTCTCAAAAACTCTGGTCGTCACGTATCGATGGATGCTCCATTGGTAGAGGGAGAAGACTCTAATCTCTACGATGTATTAAACATCGGTGAATCACCATCACCCGATAATACGTTGATGATAGAATCCCTACGAGTAGAAATTGAGCGTGCATTACAAACCTTAACACCAAGAGAGGCAGACCTTATCCGTTTGTACTTTGGTCTCAATGGAGCTCACCCGATGACTTTAGAAGAAATCGGAGAAACATTTGATCTAACAAGAGAACGTGTACGTCAGATTAAAGAAAAAGCAATCCGACGACTGAAACATACTTCGCGATCTAAAATCTTAAAAACTTACATCGGTCGATAA